One window of Salminus brasiliensis chromosome 16, fSalBra1.hap2, whole genome shotgun sequence genomic DNA carries:
- the cimip2b gene encoding ciliary microtubule inner protein 2B — protein sequence MEKFPPKFSKTLVTPDPHYIPGYAGYCPQLKYHLGKPYGQLTASLLTSTEVAHSQKLVLHSGRFHSTQTRDDTSRSLTGPNKQLDRIPGYTGFVPRSQNYFSKTYRETCREALHEFQSDQQRRMQLMSADLVPAVNYTLPVFKPQKLTTPLTAISKDAAPYKPKDPWKAHGSPYLMADNSPYKYFISGFTGYVPKARFLIGTGYPITTNKALIQFGKQVKAGDSAVGLMESDNNLPSASAIFPTHRGMLPSYTGHVPGYKFRYGQTFGQLTNNALALSSK from the exons ATGGAGAAATTCCCTCCCAAATTCAGCAAGACTTTAGTGACGCCTGACCCGCATTACATCCCGGG GTACGCAGGCTACTGTCCACAGCTGAAATATCACCTGGGGAAGCCGTATGGTCAGCTGACCGCGAGTCTCCTGACTTCTACGGAGGTGGCCCACTCTCAGAAGCTGGTTCTGCACTCGGGACGTTTCCACTCCACTCAGACGAGGGATGACACCAGTAGGAGCTTGACAGGGCCGAACAAGcagctggacagaatacctggatacacag GCTTCGTTCCTAGAAGCCAGAACTATTTCTCAAAGACGTACAGAGAGACGTGTCGAGAGGCTCTCCACGAGTTTCAGTCTGATCAGCAGAGGAGGATGCAACTAATGTCAGCTGATCTGGTGCCTGCAGTGAACTACACCCTGCCAGTGTTtaaa CCACAGAAACTGACCACTCCTTTGACAGCCATCTCTAAAGATGCTGCTCCTTACAAACCCAAGGACCCCTGGAAAGCCCATGGATCTCCTTACCTCATGGCCGACAACAGTCCATACAAGTACTTCATTTCAG GTTTTACTGGTTACGTCCCCAAAGCCCGATTCCTGATCGGAACCGGCTACCCCATCACCACCAACAAGGCGCTGATCCAGTTTggtaagcaggtgaaggcaggTGACAGTGCTGTTGGCCTGATGGAGAGCGACAACAATCTGCCCTCAGCTTCCGCCATCTTCCCCACCCACCGCGGCATGCTGCCCTCCTATACAGGCCATGTTCCAG GATACAAATTTCGGTATGGCCAGACGTTTGGGCAGCTCACCAACAACGCCCTGGCACTGAGCAGCAAGTGA